The Candidatus Poribacteria bacterium genome contains the following window.
GATGAAATGGTGATTGTCAAAGATATTGAATTTTATAGTCTTTGCGAACACCATATTCTTCCGTTCTGGGGCAGATGCCACGTTGGATATCTTCCCCGGAATCGGATTATCGGTCTGAGTAAAATTCCGCGTATCGTAGATATGTTTTCTCGGCGTTTACAGGTCCAGGAACGGCTCACACGTGAGATCGCCGAGGCACTGGAAACCGCACTTGATCCACAGGGCGTTGCTGTAGTGATAGAAGGACAACATCTCTGCATGATGGCGCGCGGTGTCCAGAAACAAGCACCGAGGATGACAACAAATGTCATGTTGGGAACGTTCCGAGAGGATAGTTCAACGCGGGCAGAATTTTTGCGGTGTATCCAGATATCCTAACGTAAACTTTTTTGTTCATGTAGATACCCAATTGACATAAAGTTCAACTACAAAATGGAAATGTGGAGGCGAGCATGGTTCCACCTACCCATCCGAATCAAGCGGATATAGGCACACTTGATGGGAAAGTTGCAGTGGTTACCGGAGGATCAAAAGGGATTGGTAAAGCGATCACCTTTGGTTTGGCTGCAGCTGGTGCGAAAGTTGTGCTTGCTGCCCGAACACCTGAAACCCTTGAACAGGCCGCAGCGGAGCTGAGAGTAGGAGGGGTTTCTAACCCCGATTCCGTACTCGCTGTGCCAACGGATGTAACCGACGCAGCGGCGGTGCAAGGGCTTGTCGAAAAAACGCTGGATGTTTACCAACGCTTAGATATTCTCATTAACAATGCCGGGATTGGTCGTTTTGGGACGGTCGCCGATTTCATGCCAAGTGATTGGGATGCAGTAATTGACTCTAATTTAAAGGCGATTTATCTTTGCACAAAATCCGCGCTTTCACCTATGTTGGCACAAGGTGGTGGGCAGATTATTAATGTGCTTTCAATCGCTGCAAAAGTTCCGTTTGAGGCATCAGGCGCGTATTGTGCCGCGAAGGCAGGGGCGTTAGCATTCACAAAAGTTTTAGCCAGCGAGGTTCGCCAGCAGAATATTCGGGTGACTGCGGTGCTGCCGGGGTCGGTGCATACGCCATTTTGGGATGAGATTCCGCAGCATCCAGACTTTGAACAGATGCTTAAGCCAGAGCATGTAGCGGATACGGTTGTCTCGGTTTGCCAACAACCGTCGGGTATGGTAACTGAGGAAATTGTTGTGATGCCACCATTAGGGATACTCTAATCGTGTAGGTCGGTAAGCGTATCGGTCTTAGTCATACAATTTTGACTCAATGTGCTTCAAAAGGTAAAGTTTCCAACCTTCCGTGAGATGCGAATTTTGCGGATAGCACGTTCATCGGCATCTATAACTGTAATGACTGAGTCATGGAGTTTGAGGTTTGTTCCGACTTCTGGGATAGTCCCGGTTCGTTCTAAGATATAGCCAGCGACTGTTTCGTAGTCGCCTTCAGGAATTTGGAGTCGGTAGTGTTCTTTGAGCAGGTTGACTTCGGTTCTGCCGTCGCATTCGAGGATTTTGGGGGTGATGAGTCGAATGAAGTCGGGTTCATCACGTTCGTCGGCGAATTCACCAACGATTTCTTCAACAAGATCTTCAACGGTAACAAGTCCAACGGTGCCGCCATATTCATCCACAGCGAATACCATGGTGTGTCGTGTGTCTTGGATCTCTTTGAGGAGGGCATTGATATTTTTTGATTCGGGAACAAAGTGCAAGGCTGTGCGGATAAAAGGTTCCACTGTTTCAGGTTGGGTATCTTCTCTTTTGGGTTGATTCGTCGTAGTCCGTTCTTTGTCTTTTCCCGAGGAACTTGAGTTGTTGTCAGAGGTATCTGATGCGACATCATCGTAAATAACATCTAAGAGGTTAATGATCCCAATAATGTTATAGATGTGTTCTTCGTAGACTGGGATTCTCGAAAAGCCGGAGTCAGCGGCGATTTGCAAAAAATCTTCGCATTTTGTGTTTTTTTCAATGGCAACGATGTCAACAAGGGGCACCATGACTTGGGCAACCGTTCGGTCTTGAAGGTTGAGCAGGCTATGAATCATCCTACGTTGGTCTGTAAGTAAGTTCCCTGAACGCTCACCGATAATGGCAAGAATCCATAATTCTTCACGTTGAGCATCGGGACTTTGACTGCGAGCACTTCTGTCTATGAGTTTGATGAGAAATTGTGTAAGATTTTGAACGAGATAGATGAGAGGTGCGAAAATCACCTCAGAGATTTTTAAGGGGTAGGCATAACGCAGTGCTAAGATATCGGCTTTAACGCGAAAGATGGTTTTCGGTAAAATTTCTCCAAAAATTAGGAGCAGTGCCGTTATACCAGCAGTAGCGATTAATCCTTGTAAACTTACTGCGAGGTTCGGAAGCCCACGTGCAACGAGTCCTTCGCCAAGTTGTGCAATAAGCACATTTGCAAGATTCGTTCCAACTAAAGTGAGTGCGAGCATCCGCTGCGGGGATTCAACTAAGCGGTGAATAATGCTTGCTTTGGCATCATCGGATTCAACGAGTTGATTAAGTCGGATTTTATTAACAGATACGAGAGCCGTCTCCGAGCCGGAGTAGAAAGCCGATAAAACGAGGCAGATGAGCACTGCAACAGCGAATGAACTGAGCACCGCGATTTGTGCTGTGCCACTGGCACCAATTAAAAAGAGAGATAATAAGAGAACTTTCAATTGTTTGTATATGTTAGGCACAGTGGCCTAATTGGTTACTGAACGGTTGTTACGTCTCCACTTTCGGCGTAACTGGCAGCTTGATAAATAGGCTTGTGATGACATTGCCCTCTGTGGCGGTTATTTCAAATTTGATGCCGTTTTCGTCAGTGTATGATTCCCCGACTGAAGGGATTCTACCGAAGAGTCCAAAAGCGTACCCACCGACAGTGTCAGCGTCGTCTTCACTCAATTTGAGTTCGTTGAATTGATGGTTGAGTTCTCGGATACTCATCCTGCCGGACACTTCGAGTAACAATGGGTCTGTAGAGTGTTTAACGAAATCAGGTAAAGATTCGCCTCTATCATGTTCGTCGATGATGTCGCCGACGACTTGTTCAACGATGTCTTCAGTTGTAACGATACCCGAAACGCCACCATATTCATCTAAGAGAATCGCCGTTTTTGTTTTTTCGTCGGTAAGTTGCAGCAGTAACACACCGATTTTACGGGTTTCAAGCACCAGAATGGGGTCACGAATAAGCGGCGCGTTAGAAGGGGCGTTAGGAATTGTATCTCGTTCTTCAAGAAAAGTGTCAAGTGTGCGTGAATTCACTGAGGCGTGCCGCCACAGCGGAAAGTCTTTGACGTAGAAGATTCCGCAGATATTATCAATCTGGTCCCGATAGACTGGAATGCGTGAAAACCCTGAGTCCTTTGCCTGTTTTAGAGTTTCTTGAATCGTATTAGATGTAGGAACTGCGACGACTTCAGTCCGCGGTACCATAATCTCTCTTGCTTCAATGTCGCGCAATTCAAGAATATTGCTCACAATTGCCCGTTCATCTTCGGGAAGTGCTTCTTCGTGGTATGCATTGACAATCTCTTTGAAATCTGTAGCGGTAAGGTCTTCGGTATCAGGTGTCTGTCCAGTAAATATGGGAACGAGGAAGTCAATGATGCGGCGCAGTAACACTCGTAGCGGCGTAATGCAGATCGAAAATATCCACAGAGGTGGGGCTGTTATTTTGGCAAAGGTCTCAGGGTGCTTAATAGCGTAAGTCTTTGGTGCCATCTCACCAAAGATGAGCATAAGAACAACACTAAGGACTGTGGCTACAGCAAATTGGAGCACTTCCGTACTATCGGGCAAGACTTGCTTCTTAATAAGCCATAGCATGAGGATTGCAAACGAGACGTTTACAAGGTTATTACCAAGTAGGACAGTAATAAATAATCTCGGAGGGTTGTCAACAAAGTTGACAATAGCAGACGTTCTGCCCTTTTCAAAACGGAAACGCTCAATTTGCACTTGGGTAAGTACGCACAAAGCAGTCTCGGATCCCGAAAAGAAACCGGACAAAGCAAGCAATCCTGTCAAGCTGATCAGATAAGGGAGTAGTGGAACAACTTCCATTCTTTTTATGAAGCAATCTTTCGGTAGAATTAGCGATCCGAAACTTGCTCTCAATTATACGAAATTAGCGAGAATTTACGAACTGGAATTTCTATTTGATTTTTTTATACTAACATATTGCCAAATAAATCGCAATAAAAAATTTTGCCATTCAATGTGGCGAATAGTTAATGGTTTATAGTCACTCGTTGTGGCAGGTGAAAGCTTTTGCAACTGCCACACGTCTTAACAGCAACCAACAACTATAAATTGAAAGCGCAGCGACCTAATCGAGGATATTCATGACAAAGTTAGAACAGATGCGGCGGATCGAAGCCAGTGGTATCGTCGCTATAATTCGTGCGAATAGTGCAAATGAGTTAATTGATGCTGCCGCGGCAATTCACGCTGGTGGTGTTGACGTGATTGAAGTGACAATGACAACCCCGAATGCGCTGCAAGTAATTAGTGATGTATCATCAACGTATGGAGATGCCATTCTCGTTGGTGCCGGGTCGGTCTTAGACGCGGAGACGGCTCGCGCTGTAATGTTGGCGGGGGCAGAGTTCATTGTCAGTCCCGTTACCAAGGCAGATGTCATTGAGATCTGTAATCGCTACGGCAAAGTCGTTATTCCAGGTGCTTTTACGCCAACAGAGATTTTGATGGCGTGGGAAGCCGGTGCGGATTATGTCAAGGTGTTTCCATCAAGTGGGGTTGGTGCCTCATATATAAAAGATGTAAAAGCCCCGCTCCCTCATATTCCTCTTGTGCCGACAGGTGGTATCAATATTGAAAATGCTGGCGAATTTATCAGGGCTGGTGCCACAGCATTGGGGGTTGGTAGTGCCTTGGTTAATAATCAACTCATTGCAGCAAGGGAGTTTGAATCCCTTACTGAACGGGCTAAGAGACTGTGTGCCGAGGTGCAACGCGCTCGATTTTAGCAGTAGTTTGGGTTAAATTTACGAAAATTGTTTTTTTTGTTGACAATTAATATTAATTCTGTTAATTTTAATATTAGGAAATTATATCTCATCCCTTTTATTGTCTGCTCTAAACTCTTGAAGATGCTGTTATGCAGATTGACCAATTAATTTTAGGTAAATATAGATTGTTGGAGTATCTGAATTCAGGAGGATTCTCGTCGGTCTTTCGCGCTCGCGAAGAGATGACGAACCGAAACGTTGCCATCAAAGCCTTAGCAAAAACAGCATATCCGGCAGGTAGGATGAAGTTTTTGCTAAATGAATTTCAAGCAATGTCAAAGATTTGGGGACATCCCAATATTGTCTCGATTCATACAGTTGAACCGGGTACGGATGACTATGTTGCATGGATCGTGATGGAATATGTTGAAGGGAAAAGTCTTCACGAACTGATGCAGGAGGGCCCGCTTTCGCTAACCGATACAATCAATGTTGGCTTGGATATCTGCCGCGGACTGAAAGCAGCGCATGCTCACAAAATTATGCATCGTGACATCAAGCCCCAAAATATATTGCTCACGACCGATAAACAAGCGAAGGTCGCGGACTTCAGTATTGCCCGTATTTTTGGCGAAACCACCGAGTTTGCTGAAACGATGGCGGGAACGCGTCGCTATATGGCACCGGAACAACATTATGGATCTTATGACTATCGGGCAGACCTGTATGCCACAGCCCTTATTTTGTACCAAGCCGTGACGGGGCGATTCCCATTTTCGGGTGAGAACAAGGAGATGGATAAAAAGAAGGCTGCCGGCGAAATAGAAGAAATCTATAGATGTCCAGAGGTGCTTCGCACTTTCTTACAAAAGGCACTCCATCGCCAACTCTCTGAACGTCATCAAAATGCGACCGAAATGTACGATGAATTAGATCGTATCCGCCGAGATGAGTACGTCAAACAGGCTTCGCAGCTTATTGATGCCAGCGTCAATTCCAGCAATCCGAGATTAGCAGAGGCACTTGAACGATACCGCAAAACCTTCCGACTGCCTATTGAAGTCGCAGAACGAATGAATCAAAATCTTTTTTTTGAGCAGCGGCGGAAAGAGGAAAATAATAAGCGTGAGAAGTTGGTTGCCCAAATCTACAAACATTATACACTTGCTACACGCTACATTGAGAGCCAAGACTACATGGGCGTTTTTGAAGAAGTCCAGAAAGCGACGCGGCTTTGTCTGGATGACCAAGAGTTACTTAGAACCGTTGATAACCTCTTCCGGCAGCTTAATATCACGACACCTCCTTTGGCAGCAAGTCCGACTGTTGAGGAAATTATCACACTCA
Protein-coding sequences here:
- the folE gene encoding GTP cyclohydrolase I FolE, with protein sequence MEFKEGVSNPELEELFTNLLKNLGEDPSRQGLVRTPSRAAKAMQFLTSGYQQDIDKILNKAIFDEDYDEMVIVKDIEFYSLCEHHILPFWGRCHVGYLPRNRIIGLSKIPRIVDMFSRRLQVQERLTREIAEALETALDPQGVAVVIEGQHLCMMARGVQKQAPRMTTNVMLGTFREDSSTRAEFLRCIQIS
- a CDS encoding SDR family NAD(P)-dependent oxidoreductase, whose product is MVPPTHPNQADIGTLDGKVAVVTGGSKGIGKAITFGLAAAGAKVVLAARTPETLEQAAAELRVGGVSNPDSVLAVPTDVTDAAAVQGLVEKTLDVYQRLDILINNAGIGRFGTVADFMPSDWDAVIDSNLKAIYLCTKSALSPMLAQGGGQIINVLSIAAKVPFEASGAYCAAKAGALAFTKVLASEVRQQNIRVTAVLPGSVHTPFWDEIPQHPDFEQMLKPEHVADTVVSVCQQPSGMVTEEIVVMPPLGIL
- a CDS encoding hemolysin family protein produces the protein MKVLLLSLFLIGASGTAQIAVLSSFAVAVLICLVLSAFYSGSETALVSVNKIRLNQLVESDDAKASIIHRLVESPQRMLALTLVGTNLANVLIAQLGEGLVARGLPNLAVSLQGLIATAGITALLLIFGEILPKTIFRVKADILALRYAYPLKISEVIFAPLIYLVQNLTQFLIKLIDRSARSQSPDAQREELWILAIIGERSGNLLTDQRRMIHSLLNLQDRTVAQVMVPLVDIVAIEKNTKCEDFLQIAADSGFSRIPVYEEHIYNIIGIINLLDVIYDDVASDTSDNNSSSSGKDKERTTTNQPKREDTQPETVEPFIRTALHFVPESKNINALLKEIQDTRHTMVFAVDEYGGTVGLVTVEDLVEEIVGEFADERDEPDFIRLITPKILECDGRTEVNLLKEHYRLQIPEGDYETVAGYILERTGTIPEVGTNLKLHDSVITVIDADERAIRKIRISRKVGNFTF
- a CDS encoding hemolysin family protein; the encoded protein is MEVVPLLPYLISLTGLLALSGFFSGSETALCVLTQVQIERFRFEKGRTSAIVNFVDNPPRLFITVLLGNNLVNVSFAILMLWLIKKQVLPDSTEVLQFAVATVLSVVLMLIFGEMAPKTYAIKHPETFAKITAPPLWIFSICITPLRVLLRRIIDFLVPIFTGQTPDTEDLTATDFKEIVNAYHEEALPEDERAIVSNILELRDIEAREIMVPRTEVVAVPTSNTIQETLKQAKDSGFSRIPVYRDQIDNICGIFYVKDFPLWRHASVNSRTLDTFLEERDTIPNAPSNAPLIRDPILVLETRKIGVLLLQLTDEKTKTAILLDEYGGVSGIVTTEDIVEQVVGDIIDEHDRGESLPDFVKHSTDPLLLEVSGRMSIRELNHQFNELKLSEDDADTVGGYAFGLFGRIPSVGESYTDENGIKFEITATEGNVITSLFIKLPVTPKVET
- the eda gene encoding bifunctional 4-hydroxy-2-oxoglutarate aldolase/2-dehydro-3-deoxy-phosphogluconate aldolase; translated protein: MTKLEQMRRIEASGIVAIIRANSANELIDAAAAIHAGGVDVIEVTMTTPNALQVISDVSSTYGDAILVGAGSVLDAETARAVMLAGAEFIVSPVTKADVIEICNRYGKVVIPGAFTPTEILMAWEAGADYVKVFPSSGVGASYIKDVKAPLPHIPLVPTGGINIENAGEFIRAGATALGVGSALVNNQLIAAREFESLTERAKRLCAEVQRARF
- a CDS encoding serine/threonine-protein kinase, with amino-acid sequence MQIDQLILGKYRLLEYLNSGGFSSVFRAREEMTNRNVAIKALAKTAYPAGRMKFLLNEFQAMSKIWGHPNIVSIHTVEPGTDDYVAWIVMEYVEGKSLHELMQEGPLSLTDTINVGLDICRGLKAAHAHKIMHRDIKPQNILLTTDKQAKVADFSIARIFGETTEFAETMAGTRRYMAPEQHYGSYDYRADLYATALILYQAVTGRFPFSGENKEMDKKKAAGEIEEIYRCPEVLRTFLQKALHRQLSERHQNATEMYDELDRIRRDEYVKQASQLIDASVNSSNPRLAEALERYRKTFRLPIEVAERMNQNLFFEQRRKEENNKREKLVAQIYKHYTLATRYIESQDYMGVFEEVQKATRLCLDDQELLRTVDNLFRQLNITTPPLAASPTVEEIITLIQKLPDNENAVLRTWLDNQELTREETETDIVPIQPQVKASGSYRMIIEEASPEFLLDQVHIDIQYPHEEEAFHIFQKIQIYQQQGRMRQCHVLYNKLGKFYQKQARSFAKADNLELVANCYTRARFAYTVADKFRLARKNAKNGGIYYTRLGRQFELQRSWEEAGKSYILAAFNHSYANLPALVEECHRMATVCYFNAAESAHLNRELQIAYDYYMLIMMIGEKMSAPTKVVSEAQKLISEIPVQS